A single window of Kitasatospora sp. HUAS MG31 DNA harbors:
- a CDS encoding GNAT family N-acetyltransferase — translation MAPELIFRAAEPTDVPELVALIESAYRGDASRVGWTTEADLLDGRRTDEAGVSEVIGREGSVLLVAERDGELLACCHLERRGAAAYFGMFSVRPTRQGGGLGREVLARAERLAREEWAAEEMEMTVIEQRADLIAWYERRGFRRTGEYSPFPYGDERFGIPRRPDLRFERLVKELRAA, via the coding sequence GTGGCACCCGAGCTGATCTTCCGCGCCGCCGAGCCGACGGACGTCCCGGAGCTGGTGGCGCTGATCGAGTCCGCGTACCGCGGCGACGCCAGCCGGGTCGGTTGGACCACCGAGGCCGACCTGCTGGACGGGCGGCGGACGGACGAGGCCGGGGTGTCCGAGGTGATCGGCCGGGAGGGCTCGGTCCTGCTGGTCGCCGAGCGGGACGGGGAGCTGCTGGCCTGCTGCCACCTGGAGCGGCGCGGCGCGGCCGCGTACTTCGGGATGTTCTCGGTGCGGCCGACCCGGCAGGGCGGCGGGCTGGGCCGGGAGGTGCTCGCCCGGGCCGAGCGGCTGGCGCGCGAGGAGTGGGCGGCCGAGGAGATGGAGATGACGGTGATCGAACAGCGCGCCGACCTGATCGCCTGGTACGAGCGCCGCGGCTTCCGGCGCACCGGCGAGTACTCGCCCTTCCCGTACGGCGACGAGCGCTTCGGCATCCCGCGCCGCCCCGACCTGCGCTTCGAGCGTCTGGTGAAGGAGCTCCGCGCCGCCTGA
- a CDS encoding lysozyme — MPQTGSTPRLFRRTATAVATTALLLAAAAVPAPAAEPGPRPGFHPERDFAGSTVAAHEGRATGLPAPTLAVVQTPGMDVSSWQGDVDWSSAYAAGSRFAYVKATEGTGYRNPYFAQQYNGSYNAGMIRGAYHFALPDRSGGAAQAAWFVDHGGGWSRDGRTLPPALDIEYNPYGATCYGLSRSAMVTWIRDFSTTVLIRTGRYPVIYTTTAWWTQCTGDNGGFGATHPLWIARYASSPGTLPNGWAYQTIWQHADSGTFPGDQNLFNGAYDRLKALANG, encoded by the coding sequence ATGCCCCAGACCGGCTCCACTCCGCGCCTGTTCCGCCGCACCGCCACCGCCGTCGCCACCACCGCCCTGCTGCTCGCCGCCGCGGCCGTGCCCGCCCCCGCGGCCGAGCCCGGGCCCAGGCCCGGTTTCCACCCCGAGCGGGACTTCGCCGGCTCCACCGTCGCCGCCCACGAGGGCCGCGCGACCGGCCTCCCCGCCCCGACCCTCGCCGTCGTCCAGACCCCCGGCATGGACGTCTCCAGCTGGCAGGGCGACGTCGACTGGTCCTCCGCGTACGCCGCCGGGTCCCGCTTCGCCTACGTCAAGGCGACCGAGGGCACGGGCTACCGCAACCCGTACTTCGCCCAGCAGTACAACGGCTCCTACAACGCCGGGATGATCAGGGGCGCCTACCACTTCGCGCTGCCGGACCGCTCCGGCGGCGCCGCCCAGGCCGCCTGGTTCGTCGACCACGGCGGCGGCTGGTCCCGCGACGGCAGGACCCTGCCGCCCGCCCTGGACATCGAGTACAACCCCTACGGCGCCACCTGCTACGGGCTCAGCCGGAGCGCGATGGTCACGTGGATCCGGGACTTCTCCACCACCGTCCTCATCCGCACAGGACGGTACCCGGTCATCTACACCACCACCGCCTGGTGGACCCAGTGCACCGGCGACAACGGCGGCTTCGGCGCCACCCACCCGCTGTGGATCGCCCGTTACGCCTCCAGCCCCGGCACGCTGCCCAACGGCTGGGCGTACCAGACCATCTGGCAGCACGCCGACTCCGGCACCTTCCCCGGTGACCAGAACCTCTTCAACGGCGCCTACGACCGGCTCAAGGCCCTCGCCAACGGCTGA
- a CDS encoding Fur family transcriptional regulator, with translation MSDLLERLRERGWRMTSQRRVVAEVLDGDHVHYTADEVHARAALRLPEISRATVYNTLGELVALGEVTEVCTDGRARRYDPNAHRPHQHLVCSGCGTIRDVHPLGDPLADLPAAGRFGFTVSGVEVTYRGLCPACA, from the coding sequence ATGAGTGACCTGCTGGAACGGCTGCGGGAGCGCGGCTGGCGGATGACCTCGCAACGGCGTGTCGTGGCGGAGGTCCTCGACGGCGACCACGTCCACTACACGGCCGACGAGGTGCACGCCCGGGCGGCGCTGCGGCTGCCCGAGATCTCCCGGGCGACCGTCTACAACACGCTGGGCGAGCTGGTCGCCCTCGGCGAGGTCACCGAGGTCTGCACCGACGGCCGGGCCCGGCGGTACGACCCCAACGCGCACCGCCCGCACCAGCACCTGGTCTGCTCGGGCTGCGGCACCATCCGCGACGTCCACCCGCTCGGCGACCCGCTGGCCGACCTGCCGGCGGCGGGCCGGTTCGGCTTCACCGTCTCCGGCGTCGAGGTCACCTACCGGGGGCTGTGCCCGGCCTGCGCGTAG
- the katG gene encoding catalase/peroxidase HPI — MSENHDAIVTDAKSEGGGGCPVAHGRALHPTQGGGNRQWWPERLNLKILAKNPAVANPLGEEFDYAAAFRTLDLPAVKRDIETVLTTSQDWWPADFGHYGPFIIRMAWHSAGTYRISDGRGGAGAGQQRFAPLNSWPDNANLDKARRLLWPVKKKYGRALSWADLMILAGNVALESMGFETFGFGGGREDVWEPEEDVYWGPETTWLDDERYTGDRELENPLGAVQMGLIYVNPEGPNGNPDPIAAARDIRETFYRMAMNDEETVALIAGGHTFGKTHGAGPADSVGLDPEAAPLEEQGLGWRSSFGTGKGGDTITSGLEGTWTNTPTAWDNSFFEILFGHEWELFKSPAGAHQWRPKEGAGAGTVPDAHDPSKSHAPTMLTTDLSLRLDPIYEPISRRFLEDPAAFQDAFARAWFKLTHRDMGPIVRYLGPEVPTEQLLWQDPLPEVTHPLVDEADVAALKERVLGSGLTVSQLVSTAWASASSFRGSDKRGGANGGRIRLQPQSGWTVNEPDRLATVVRTLEGIQQEFNAAQSGGKRISFADLVVLAGGAAVEKAAKDGGFTVRVPFTPGRADATQEQTDVESFAALEPNVDGFRNYVGKGNRLPAEYLLLDRANLLTLSAPELTVLVGGLRVLGANHQQSSLGVLTGTPEVLSNDFFVNLLDLGTTWKPASEDANSFEGRDAATGELKWTGSRADLVFGSNSELRAVAEVYAADDAKEKFVHDFVRAWDKVMNLDRFDLS, encoded by the coding sequence ATGTCTGAGAACCATGACGCCATCGTCACGGACGCGAAGTCGGAGGGCGGAGGCGGTTGCCCGGTCGCGCACGGGCGCGCCCTGCACCCCACCCAGGGCGGCGGCAACCGCCAGTGGTGGCCCGAGCGGCTCAACCTGAAGATCCTCGCCAAGAACCCCGCCGTGGCGAACCCGCTCGGCGAGGAGTTCGACTACGCGGCGGCGTTCCGGACCCTCGACCTCCCCGCCGTGAAGCGGGACATCGAGACGGTCCTCACCACCTCGCAGGACTGGTGGCCGGCCGACTTCGGCCACTACGGCCCGTTCATCATCCGGATGGCCTGGCACAGCGCCGGCACCTACCGGATCAGCGACGGCCGCGGCGGCGCCGGCGCCGGTCAGCAGCGCTTCGCCCCGCTCAACAGCTGGCCCGACAACGCCAACCTGGACAAGGCCCGCCGCCTGCTGTGGCCGGTCAAGAAGAAGTACGGCCGGGCGCTCTCCTGGGCCGACCTGATGATCCTCGCCGGCAACGTGGCCCTGGAGTCCATGGGCTTCGAGACCTTCGGCTTCGGCGGCGGCCGCGAGGACGTCTGGGAGCCGGAGGAGGACGTCTACTGGGGCCCCGAGACCACCTGGCTGGACGACGAGCGCTACACCGGCGACCGCGAGCTGGAGAACCCGCTCGGCGCGGTCCAGATGGGCCTCATCTACGTCAACCCGGAGGGCCCGAACGGCAATCCGGACCCGATCGCCGCCGCCCGCGACATCCGCGAGACCTTCTACCGGATGGCGATGAACGACGAGGAGACCGTCGCCCTCATCGCCGGCGGCCACACCTTCGGCAAGACCCACGGCGCCGGCCCGGCCGACAGCGTGGGCCTCGACCCCGAGGCCGCCCCGCTGGAGGAGCAGGGCCTCGGCTGGCGGAGCAGCTTCGGCACCGGCAAGGGCGGCGACACCATCACCAGCGGCCTGGAGGGCACCTGGACCAACACGCCCACCGCCTGGGACAACAGCTTCTTCGAGATCCTCTTCGGCCACGAGTGGGAGCTGTTCAAGAGCCCCGCCGGCGCCCACCAGTGGCGGCCGAAGGAGGGCGCCGGCGCCGGGACCGTCCCGGACGCCCACGACCCGTCGAAGAGCCACGCCCCGACGATGCTCACCACCGACCTGTCGCTGCGGCTCGACCCGATCTACGAGCCGATCTCGCGCCGCTTCCTGGAGGACCCGGCCGCGTTCCAGGACGCCTTCGCCCGCGCCTGGTTCAAGCTGACCCACCGTGACATGGGCCCGATCGTCCGGTACCTCGGCCCCGAGGTCCCGACCGAGCAGCTGCTGTGGCAGGACCCGCTGCCCGAGGTCACCCACCCGCTGGTGGACGAGGCCGACGTCGCCGCCCTCAAGGAGCGGGTGCTCGGCTCCGGCCTCACCGTCTCCCAGCTGGTCTCCACCGCCTGGGCCTCGGCCTCCTCCTTCCGCGGCAGCGACAAGCGCGGCGGCGCCAACGGCGGCCGCATCCGCCTCCAGCCGCAGAGCGGCTGGACGGTCAACGAGCCGGACCGGCTCGCCACCGTGGTGCGCACCCTGGAAGGCATCCAGCAGGAGTTCAACGCCGCCCAGAGCGGCGGCAAGCGGATCTCCTTCGCCGACCTGGTCGTGCTGGCCGGCGGCGCGGCGGTCGAGAAGGCCGCGAAGGACGGCGGCTTCACGGTCCGCGTCCCGTTCACCCCGGGCCGCGCGGACGCCACCCAGGAGCAGACGGACGTCGAGTCCTTCGCCGCGCTGGAGCCCAACGTCGACGGCTTCCGCAACTACGTCGGCAAGGGCAACCGGCTGCCGGCCGAGTACCTGCTGCTCGACCGCGCCAACCTGCTGACCCTCAGCGCCCCCGAGCTGACGGTCCTCGTCGGCGGCCTCCGGGTCCTCGGCGCGAACCACCAGCAGTCCTCGCTCGGCGTGCTCACCGGGACCCCCGAGGTGCTGTCCAACGACTTCTTCGTCAACCTGCTCGACCTGGGCACGACCTGGAAGCCCGCGTCCGAGGACGCCAACTCCTTCGAGGGCCGCGACGCCGCCACCGGCGAGCTCAAGTGGACCGGCAGCCGCGCCGACCTGGTCTTCGGCTCCAACTCCGAGCTGCGCGCCGTCGCCGAGGTGTACGCGGCCGACGACGCCAAGGAGAAGTTCGTCCACGACTTCGTCCGCGCCTGGGACAAGGTCATGAACCTGGACCGCTTCGACCTCTCCTGA
- a CDS encoding Gfo/Idh/MocA family protein — MRIGLLGTGPWAGWVHAPALAAHPGVEFAGVWGRRPEAAAEIAAAHGVPVFDDPAALIDAVDAVSIALPPAVQAGYAVRAAEAGRHLLLDKPVATCAADARAVAAAVRKTSVASVVFFTLRFAGEQSGWLAEQAALGGWFTARCDWLGSVFTTDSPYAASPWRREKGALWDVGPHALAMLLPALGDVERVTAADGPGDTVHLVLRHGSGASSSVTLSLTAPPAAAVDGVGLELRGEHGVTRMPARDEHPVVAFGRALDALASAAGGGGAHPCDVAFGTRVVEILAEAEAALRIGH; from the coding sequence GTGCGGATAGGCCTGCTCGGCACCGGCCCCTGGGCGGGCTGGGTGCACGCCCCGGCGCTGGCCGCCCACCCCGGCGTCGAGTTCGCCGGGGTGTGGGGCCGCAGGCCCGAGGCCGCCGCGGAGATCGCCGCGGCCCACGGCGTCCCGGTGTTCGACGACCCGGCGGCGCTGATCGACGCCGTGGACGCGGTCTCCATCGCCCTGCCGCCCGCCGTCCAGGCCGGGTACGCGGTCCGGGCCGCCGAGGCGGGGCGGCACCTGCTGCTGGACAAGCCCGTCGCGACCTGTGCGGCGGACGCCCGGGCGGTGGCGGCGGCCGTCCGGAAGACCTCGGTCGCCTCGGTGGTGTTCTTCACGCTGCGGTTCGCCGGGGAGCAGTCCGGGTGGCTGGCCGAGCAGGCCGCGCTCGGCGGCTGGTTCACCGCCCGCTGCGACTGGCTGGGTTCGGTGTTCACCACCGACAGCCCGTACGCGGCCTCGCCGTGGCGGCGGGAGAAGGGCGCGCTGTGGGACGTCGGTCCGCACGCGCTCGCCATGCTGCTGCCGGCGCTCGGGGACGTGGAGCGGGTCACCGCGGCCGACGGGCCCGGGGACACCGTGCACCTGGTGCTGCGGCACGGCTCCGGCGCGTCCAGCTCGGTGACACTCAGCCTCACGGCGCCGCCGGCGGCGGCCGTGGACGGGGTCGGGCTGGAACTGCGCGGGGAGCACGGGGTGACCCGGATGCCCGCGCGGGACGAGCACCCGGTGGTGGCGTTCGGTCGCGCCCTGGACGCGCTCGCGTCGGCGGCCGGCGGAGGCGGGGCGCACCCGTGCGACGTCGCCTTCGGCACCCGGGTGGTGGAGATCCTCGCCGAGGCGGAGGCCGCCCTGCGGATCGGCCACTGA
- a CDS encoding O-methyltransferase has product MGQELWTAVDDYFSEVLIGPDEPLDSALAAADRAGLPHINVAPNQGKLLQLLALAQGAKRILEVGTLGGYSAIWLARALPADGRLITLEIDPAHAAVATDNLKHAGLAELTEVRVGPAADTLRQLAEEGAEPFDLVFIDADKPSNPVYFAWALKLTRPGSLIVVDNVVRAGKVVEADSTDEAVLGVRRMHDLIAAEPRVSGTSVQTVGAKGYDGFTLIRVER; this is encoded by the coding sequence ATGGGTCAGGAACTCTGGACGGCGGTCGACGACTACTTCAGCGAGGTGCTGATCGGCCCGGACGAGCCGCTGGACTCGGCGCTCGCCGCGGCCGACCGGGCCGGCCTCCCGCACATCAACGTGGCCCCCAACCAGGGCAAGCTGCTCCAGCTGCTGGCCCTCGCCCAGGGCGCGAAGAGGATCCTGGAGGTCGGCACCCTCGGCGGCTACAGCGCCATCTGGCTGGCCCGGGCGCTGCCCGCCGACGGCCGGCTGATCACCCTGGAGATCGACCCGGCGCACGCCGCCGTGGCCACCGACAACCTCAAGCACGCGGGCCTCGCCGAGCTGACCGAGGTCCGGGTCGGCCCGGCGGCGGACACCCTCCGGCAGCTCGCCGAGGAGGGCGCCGAGCCCTTCGACCTGGTGTTCATCGACGCCGACAAGCCGAGCAACCCGGTGTACTTCGCGTGGGCCCTCAAGCTGACCCGGCCGGGTTCGCTGATCGTGGTCGACAACGTGGTGCGGGCCGGCAAGGTGGTGGAGGCCGACTCCACCGACGAGGCGGTGCTCGGGGTGCGCCGGATGCACGACCTGATCGCCGCCGAGCCGCGGGTCTCCGGCACCTCGGTGCAGACCGTCGGCGCCAAGGGCTACGACGGGTTCACCCTGATCCGCGTGGAGCGCTGA
- a CDS encoding DedA family protein, with protein sequence MHIDQWIESVSPTSVYALIGLIIGLESLGIPLPGEIALVSAALLSASGSVSPWWVAACAIAGAIIGDSIGYSIGRKGGKPLFERLGRKFPKHFGPDHLATAERSFQKWGMWAVFFGRFIALLRIFAGPLAGALKMPYWKFLIANVLGGVVWAGGTTLLVYQVGKVAEQWLKGFSWVGLVAAVLVGAGSAWVLKRRAAKAAAAYQEPAGTAEPAPAAAE encoded by the coding sequence TTGCACATCGACCAGTGGATCGAGAGCGTCTCGCCGACCTCGGTGTACGCCCTGATCGGTCTGATCATCGGCCTGGAGAGCCTGGGCATCCCGCTTCCCGGTGAGATCGCGCTGGTCTCCGCCGCGCTGCTGTCCGCGAGCGGCTCGGTGAGCCCGTGGTGGGTGGCGGCGTGCGCGATCGCGGGCGCGATCATCGGCGACTCGATCGGCTACTCCATCGGCCGCAAGGGCGGCAAGCCGCTGTTCGAGCGGCTGGGACGGAAGTTCCCCAAGCACTTCGGGCCCGATCACCTGGCCACCGCCGAACGGTCGTTCCAGAAGTGGGGCATGTGGGCGGTCTTCTTCGGCCGGTTCATCGCCCTGCTGCGGATCTTCGCCGGCCCGCTGGCGGGCGCCCTGAAGATGCCGTACTGGAAGTTCCTGATCGCCAACGTGCTGGGCGGCGTGGTCTGGGCCGGCGGTACGACCCTGCTGGTCTACCAGGTCGGCAAGGTGGCGGAGCAGTGGCTGAAGGGCTTCTCCTGGGTCGGCCTGGTGGCCGCCGTCCTGGTCGGCGCCGGTTCCGCGTGGGTGCTGAAGCGCCGCGCGGCCAAGGCCGCGGCCGCGTACCAGGAGCCCGCGGGTACGGCGGAGCCGGCCCCGGCCGCCGCGGAGTGA
- a CDS encoding class I SAM-dependent methyltransferase yields the protein MGDARVRVELGAVPETALWTLYHRAAEARQWGGVLEDPRAVELVDRIDYPFEERFGPGAGLQARLQGVRVRCFDREVEDFLARSPRGTVVCLGEGLETQYWRVDNGRATWLSVDLPEAVALREELLPPEPRQRLLACSVTDPRWMDEVDDSHGVLITAQGLFMYLRPTEVRDLIAACARRFPGGTLVFDAVPRWFSRLATEGKLRSHAYQAPPMPWGMDAGERSKLATADPRVSEIRDVLPVGGPGRAGALIAAAVRLPVLSSRRPSVVALRFADRDRRETP from the coding sequence ATGGGTGATGCGAGGGTGCGGGTCGAGCTCGGGGCGGTGCCGGAGACGGCGTTGTGGACGCTGTACCACCGGGCGGCGGAGGCGCGGCAGTGGGGCGGGGTGCTGGAGGATCCCAGGGCGGTCGAGCTGGTGGACCGGATCGACTACCCCTTCGAGGAGCGGTTCGGGCCCGGGGCCGGCCTTCAGGCGCGGCTGCAGGGGGTGCGGGTGCGCTGCTTCGACCGCGAGGTGGAGGACTTCCTCGCCCGCAGTCCCCGCGGCACGGTGGTCTGCCTCGGCGAGGGCCTGGAGACCCAGTACTGGCGGGTGGACAACGGCCGTGCCACGTGGCTGTCGGTCGATCTGCCGGAGGCGGTGGCCCTCCGCGAGGAGCTGCTGCCGCCCGAGCCGCGTCAGCGGCTGCTGGCGTGCTCGGTCACCGATCCGCGCTGGATGGACGAGGTGGACGACTCCCACGGCGTGCTGATCACCGCCCAGGGCCTGTTCATGTACCTGCGCCCGACCGAGGTCCGCGACCTGATCGCGGCCTGCGCGCGGCGCTTCCCCGGCGGGACGCTGGTGTTCGACGCGGTGCCGCGCTGGTTCAGCCGGCTGGCCACCGAGGGGAAGCTGCGCTCCCACGCGTACCAGGCGCCGCCGATGCCGTGGGGGATGGACGCCGGCGAGCGGTCCAAGCTGGCCACCGCCGATCCCCGGGTGTCGGAGATCCGGGACGTGCTGCCGGTGGGCGGTCCGGGGCGGGCGGGTGCGCTGATCGCCGCCGCGGTCCGGCTGCCGGTGCTGTCCTCGCGCCGGCCGTCCGTGGTGGCGCTCCGGTTCGCCGACCGGGACCGCCGCGAGACGCCGTGA
- a CDS encoding spermidine synthase encodes MSDDALPEAVPVERPVDLGTAKLMPDLDRDGGWLLTLDGTPQSYVDLADPTHLEFEYVQRIAHLLDTAAPAGEPLDALHLGGGALTLPRYLATTRPGSRQHVVEIDGALVRLIADRLPWPPEITVGVGDAREALAAVAPGTVDLVVADVFHGSRTPAHLTSVEFLRLAATALRPGGRYAANLADGPPLAFARAQAATVREVFPYSCLVAEPGVLRGRRYGNVLLVGSDRPLPAGELARRFAADAFPARLVEGEDLDAFPAGRGATTDADAEDSPPPPPGAFTLS; translated from the coding sequence ATGAGCGACGACGCCCTCCCCGAGGCGGTGCCGGTCGAACGGCCGGTGGACCTCGGCACCGCCAAGCTGATGCCCGACCTCGACCGGGACGGCGGCTGGCTGCTCACCCTCGACGGCACCCCGCAGTCGTACGTGGACCTCGCCGACCCCACCCACCTGGAGTTCGAGTACGTCCAGCGGATCGCCCACCTGCTGGACACCGCCGCCCCCGCCGGTGAACCGCTGGACGCCCTCCACCTCGGCGGCGGCGCGCTCACCCTGCCCCGGTACCTCGCCACGACCAGGCCCGGCTCGCGCCAGCACGTCGTGGAGATCGACGGCGCACTGGTCCGCCTGATCGCGGACCGGCTGCCCTGGCCCCCGGAGATCACGGTCGGGGTCGGCGACGCCCGGGAGGCCCTCGCCGCCGTCGCACCCGGCACGGTCGACCTGGTGGTGGCCGACGTCTTCCACGGCTCGCGCACCCCCGCCCACCTCACCAGCGTCGAGTTCCTCCGCCTCGCCGCGACGGCCCTGCGGCCCGGCGGACGGTACGCCGCCAACCTGGCGGACGGGCCGCCGCTCGCCTTCGCCCGGGCCCAGGCGGCCACGGTCCGGGAGGTGTTCCCGTACAGCTGCCTGGTGGCGGAGCCGGGGGTGCTGCGGGGGAGGCGGTACGGGAACGTGCTGCTGGTCGGGTCCGACCGGCCGCTGCCGGCCGGGGAGCTGGCGCGGCGGTTCGCGGCGGACGCCTTCCCGGCACGACTCGTGGAGGGCGAGGACCTCGACGCCTTCCCCGCCGGCCGCGGGGCCACCACGGACGCGGACGCCGAGGACTCCCCACCACCCCCGCCGGGGGCGTTCACGCTCTCCTGA
- a CDS encoding alpha/beta hydrolase: MEFRTDILGEPYEAAELPLSPDEEGAVSATLVRRLVPDSQKAVLYVHGYVDYFFQTHLADHFTAAGYSFYALDLRKYGRSLKAHQSPNFVRDLTAYDEELDEAVRVIRELDGHTTLIVNGHSTGGLVTALWANRRVGRGLVDGLFLNSPFLSMPAAPAVRALGAPAVHALGRIAATRKLPSTLNPHYVHSLHRDHKGSWDFDLTLKPAEGFPLYAGWLAAIQRGHREVRRGLAVDCPILLMASTASIATDKWHPDLHRTDAVLRADDIAALGPRLGRHVTVIRIEGGVHDLVLSGEQARTQVFDELDRWLATYLGA, encoded by the coding sequence ATGGAGTTTCGGACGGACATCCTGGGCGAGCCCTACGAGGCGGCCGAGCTCCCGCTCTCGCCCGACGAGGAGGGCGCCGTCAGCGCCACCCTGGTCCGCCGGCTCGTCCCCGACTCGCAGAAGGCCGTGCTGTACGTCCACGGCTACGTGGACTACTTCTTCCAGACCCACCTCGCCGACCACTTCACCGCGGCCGGCTACTCCTTCTACGCCCTCGACCTGCGCAAGTACGGCCGCTCCCTGAAGGCCCACCAGTCGCCGAACTTCGTCCGCGACCTCACCGCCTACGACGAGGAGCTGGACGAGGCGGTCCGGGTCATCCGCGAACTCGACGGCCACACCACCCTGATCGTCAACGGCCACTCCACCGGCGGCCTGGTCACCGCCCTGTGGGCCAACCGCCGGGTCGGCCGCGGCCTGGTCGACGGGCTCTTCCTCAACAGCCCGTTCCTCTCCATGCCCGCCGCCCCCGCCGTCCGCGCCCTCGGCGCCCCCGCCGTCCACGCGCTCGGCCGGATCGCCGCCACCCGCAAGCTCCCCAGCACCCTCAACCCGCACTACGTGCACAGCCTGCACCGCGACCACAAGGGCAGCTGGGACTTCGACCTCACCCTCAAGCCCGCCGAGGGCTTCCCGCTGTACGCGGGCTGGCTCGCCGCCATCCAGCGCGGCCACCGCGAGGTCCGCCGCGGCCTCGCCGTCGACTGCCCGATCCTGCTGATGGCCTCCACCGCCTCCATCGCCACCGACAAGTGGCACCCCGACCTGCACCGGACCGACGCCGTCCTGCGCGCCGACGACATCGCCGCCCTCGGCCCCCGCCTCGGCCGGCACGTCACCGTCATCCGGATCGAGGGCGGCGTCCACGACCTCGTCCTCTCCGGCGAGCAGGCCCGCACCCAGGTCTTCGACGAGCTCGACCGCTGGCTCGCCACCTACCTCGGCGCATGA
- a CDS encoding GNAT family N-acetyltransferase has protein sequence MNDLPEDVDCFSIEELATGELAGESVLWGVDTHNRSAHIGLALRPGHRGRGLAVDALRAMCEYGFAVRGLQRLQIETLGENAPMIGAARRAGFTPEGTLRRAAWVYGRFLDEVVLGLLAEEWRAAQAG, from the coding sequence GTGAACGACCTGCCCGAGGACGTGGACTGCTTCTCGATCGAGGAGCTGGCCACCGGCGAACTCGCCGGCGAGAGCGTCCTGTGGGGCGTCGACACCCACAACCGCAGCGCCCACATCGGCCTCGCCCTGCGCCCCGGCCACCGCGGACGCGGCCTCGCCGTCGACGCCCTGCGCGCGATGTGCGAGTACGGCTTCGCGGTGCGCGGCCTCCAGCGCCTGCAGATCGAGACCCTCGGCGAGAACGCCCCGATGATCGGCGCCGCCCGCCGCGCGGGCTTCACCCCCGAGGGCACGCTGCGCCGCGCCGCCTGGGTGTACGGGCGGTTCCTCGACGAGGTCGTCCTGGGACTGCTGGCCGAGGAGTGGCGGGCCGCGCAGGCCGGCTGA
- a CDS encoding winged helix DNA-binding domain-containing protein — protein MTGAGGAPAGAAEPVLGTAALGRALLARQHLLERATTSAGAMVRHLVGLQAQAVPDPPYLGLLSRLEGFRPEELSGLLESRAVVRIALMRSTVHLVTAEDCLALRPLVQPVIRRSMVGNWGRLLPGIDYPALAARARTLVEESPRTFRELGSLLAEDFPGYDPAALAQAARCELALVQPPPRGVWGRSGAAAHTTAEHWLGRPLDSDPSLDDLVLRYLAAFGPARAADVQKWSGLTGLTAVLKRLAPDLLRFRDERGRLLYDLPGAPRPAADTPAPVRLIAPFDNLILSHADRARVLPEEARRRVMTQNGLVQGTLLVDGLVVGLWRPEGEDLRVRPFRRLRKADRLAAEAEGARIQEFAGRTGPVVVEPPG, from the coding sequence GTGACCGGGGCGGGCGGCGCCCCGGCGGGTGCGGCCGAGCCGGTCCTCGGCACGGCGGCCCTCGGCCGGGCGCTGCTCGCCCGCCAGCACCTGCTGGAACGTGCCACCACGAGCGCCGGGGCGATGGTCCGCCACCTGGTCGGCCTGCAGGCGCAGGCCGTCCCCGACCCGCCGTACCTGGGTCTGCTGTCCCGGCTGGAGGGGTTCCGGCCCGAGGAGCTCAGCGGGCTGCTGGAGAGCCGCGCGGTGGTCCGGATAGCGCTCATGCGCTCCACCGTCCACCTGGTGACCGCCGAGGACTGCCTGGCCCTCCGTCCGCTGGTCCAGCCGGTCATCCGGCGGTCGATGGTCGGCAACTGGGGCAGGCTGCTGCCCGGCATCGACTACCCGGCGCTGGCCGCCCGGGCCCGCACCCTGGTCGAGGAGAGCCCGCGCACCTTCCGGGAACTCGGTTCGCTGCTCGCCGAGGACTTCCCCGGGTACGACCCGGCCGCCCTCGCCCAGGCGGCCCGCTGCGAGCTGGCCCTGGTCCAGCCCCCGCCGCGCGGGGTGTGGGGACGCAGCGGGGCCGCCGCGCACACCACGGCCGAGCACTGGCTGGGCCGGCCGCTGGACTCCGACCCCTCGCTGGACGACCTGGTGCTGCGCTACCTGGCCGCCTTCGGCCCGGCGCGCGCCGCCGACGTCCAGAAGTGGTCCGGCCTGACCGGGCTCACCGCCGTCCTCAAGCGGCTGGCCCCGGACCTGCTGCGGTTCCGCGACGAGCGGGGACGGCTGCTGTACGACCTGCCCGGGGCGCCGCGGCCGGCGGCGGACACACCCGCCCCGGTCCGGCTGATCGCCCCGTTCGACAACCTGATCCTGTCGCATGCCGACCGGGCCCGGGTGCTGCCGGAGGAGGCCCGGCGACGGGTGATGACCCAGAACGGGCTGGTCCAGGGCACCCTGCTGGTGGACGGCCTGGTCGTCGGCCTGTGGCGGCCCGAGGGCGAGGACCTGCGGGTGCGGCCGTTCCGGCGGCTGCGGAAGGCCGACCGGCTGGCCGCGGAGGCGGAGGGCGCCCGGATCCAGGAGTTCGCCGGGCGCACCGGACCCGTCGTGGTCGAACCGCCGGGCTGA